A region from the Sphingomonas flavescens genome encodes:
- a CDS encoding alkaline phosphatase D family protein, protein MTASRREFVQLAAAMGAALAWGGPAQASRTKWREVGELFPEGVASGDPDDSSVILWTRRPYSGGRRLLTVEVAEDEAFRHVVATARAPVSAASDWTTRVLVGQLKPARTYWYRFTDSAGNGSRIGRTRTAPRPDDPRPVKFAFVSCSGINEGKLNGYRRMIFEDEQARPEEQLDFVLHLGDFIYEVVQYPEDGKPRYDRKVYEVARIPDALKVSIFHIPTTVEGYRAVWKGHLADPDLQDARARWPFVCTWDNHEFSWQGYQSVLKNPKFEQPGQTIKVAANQAWFEFIPARVRAPSGTFDEFGSVPVKNVQIEKFDDGGLGLEPNNIAAINSLKIYRALRYGRHLDVLLTDERSYRGPNPFEESATDKLADWSDYGMFPDDVLQMLDGGRAFNSGNPPAELEFNGTKVENPAKDNPPQTILGATQKAWFKDRLRNSGATWKIWASSQCTLEQRADPENFPAGLTKQKWPRGRFANVQGGDFGSAWVERGEIYDLVRDAKITGFAIVAGDLHSFWAGYASAQLPPGKFQPVGLSFTGGSMTSVGAAEAHEYTIKKDDKFRPLFLADRSGAPKPEHTYNMMLRHGVRSCFEYAKSFDKAKALALSNPDVAPHLKFVDIGGHGYATVRVTSEEMRTEFVCIPRPVDRSERPDGGPLRYRIAHTAKLWRPGEPPKLVQQVLEGDPGLSI, encoded by the coding sequence ATGACAGCCAGCCGTCGCGAGTTCGTTCAACTGGCGGCGGCGATGGGCGCCGCACTCGCATGGGGCGGGCCGGCACAGGCATCGCGGACCAAGTGGCGCGAGGTGGGCGAGCTTTTCCCTGAGGGTGTTGCGTCAGGCGATCCCGACGACAGCAGCGTGATCCTGTGGACCCGCCGCCCTTACAGCGGCGGACGACGGCTACTGACGGTCGAAGTCGCCGAGGATGAAGCGTTTCGCCATGTCGTCGCAACCGCGCGTGCGCCGGTGTCTGCGGCCTCCGACTGGACCACGCGGGTGCTCGTCGGGCAGCTCAAGCCCGCGCGCACCTACTGGTACCGCTTCACCGATTCCGCGGGCAACGGCAGCCGCATCGGCCGCACGCGAACCGCCCCGCGACCCGACGATCCGCGCCCGGTCAAATTCGCGTTCGTCAGCTGCTCGGGTATCAACGAAGGCAAGCTCAACGGCTACCGCCGGATGATCTTCGAGGACGAACAGGCGCGGCCGGAGGAGCAGCTCGATTTCGTCCTGCACCTCGGCGACTTCATCTATGAGGTCGTGCAATATCCGGAAGACGGCAAGCCGCGGTACGACCGCAAGGTCTATGAGGTCGCGCGCATCCCGGATGCGCTGAAGGTCTCGATCTTTCACATCCCGACGACGGTCGAAGGCTATCGCGCTGTGTGGAAAGGCCACCTTGCCGATCCCGACCTGCAGGACGCGCGCGCCCGCTGGCCGTTCGTGTGCACATGGGACAATCACGAATTCTCATGGCAGGGCTATCAGAGCGTCCTGAAGAATCCGAAATTCGAGCAGCCCGGACAGACCATCAAAGTCGCGGCCAACCAGGCCTGGTTCGAGTTCATCCCGGCGCGGGTGCGCGCGCCGAGCGGGACCTTCGATGAGTTCGGCTCCGTTCCCGTGAAGAACGTCCAAATCGAGAAGTTCGACGATGGCGGCCTGGGCCTGGAGCCGAACAATATCGCCGCGATCAACAGCCTCAAGATCTACCGGGCGCTGCGCTACGGCCGTCACCTCGACGTGCTCCTGACCGACGAGCGCAGCTATCGCGGCCCGAACCCGTTCGAGGAATCGGCGACCGACAAGCTGGCCGACTGGTCGGATTATGGGATGTTTCCCGACGACGTACTGCAGATGCTCGACGGCGGCCGCGCCTTCAATAGCGGCAATCCGCCGGCCGAGCTGGAATTCAACGGGACGAAGGTTGAAAATCCCGCCAAGGATAACCCACCGCAGACCATCCTCGGGGCGACGCAGAAGGCCTGGTTCAAGGACCGTCTGCGTAACTCCGGCGCGACCTGGAAGATCTGGGCCAGCTCGCAATGCACGCTCGAGCAGCGCGCCGATCCGGAGAATTTCCCGGCCGGACTGACAAAGCAGAAATGGCCGCGCGGGCGGTTCGCCAACGTGCAGGGCGGGGACTTCGGCAGCGCCTGGGTCGAGCGCGGCGAAATCTACGATCTGGTCCGCGACGCAAAGATCACCGGCTTCGCCATCGTCGCCGGCGACCTCCACAGCTTCTGGGCCGGCTACGCATCCGCCCAACTGCCGCCCGGCAAGTTTCAGCCCGTCGGACTTAGCTTCACGGGCGGGTCCATGACCAGCGTCGGCGCGGCCGAGGCGCACGAATATACGATCAAGAAGGACGACAAGTTCAGGCCGCTGTTCCTGGCCGACCGGTCGGGCGCGCCGAAGCCCGAGCACACCTACAACATGATGCTGCGGCACGGCGTCCGCTCATGTTTCGAATATGCCAAGTCCTTCGACAAGGCGAAGGCGCTGGCCCTGTCCAACCCGGATGTGGCGCCGCACCTGAAGTTCGTGGATATTGGCGGCCATGGCTATGCGACGGTTCGGGTCACCAGCGAAGAAATGCGGACGGAGTTCGTCTGCATCCCGCGCCCGGTCGACCGGAGCGAACGCCCGGATGGCGGGCCGCTCCGCTACCGCATCGCGCACACCGCGAAACTGTGGAGACCCGGCGAACCGCCGAAGCTTGTCCAGCAGGTGCTCGAAGGCGATCCCGGCCTGTCGATCTAG
- a CDS encoding MgtC/SapB family protein: MTWYWQALCVATALACGLLIGIERGFDLRDLKPGTRVAGVRTFSMIGLASGAAGLMGQLGQQFAAGALVAGCVAVLAIGYANRPGVEQTPDATTPMAALSTVGLGFLAGFGEPGFGIAGAAVVTLLLALKAELHGFVDKLDEDDVKALARYAVIAGAVLPFLPNGAYGPLGAWNPQKLWLVVVLVTGFSFLGYVANRIFGERHGTIATALIGGAYSSTAVTQSLSQRLGSDKQGGAENAGIALATAVMYLRVLLLIGILATRVLVPFAIILAPAILVAWGSGFWLYRRAPKSDAPTAPGNPIAILPAFGFVIFVAFAAVAAKWAAGRFGEQGIAVLLLIVGSTDVDTAIITLGGLHAEAISSLLAAMAIAGTIIANMTVKIGITLAYAGRRGLPSVIAMGASVLALAIMIGLAALRL, encoded by the coding sequence ATGACCTGGTACTGGCAGGCGCTGTGCGTCGCGACGGCGCTCGCCTGCGGGCTGCTGATCGGAATCGAACGCGGCTTCGATCTTCGCGACCTGAAGCCTGGCACACGCGTCGCGGGAGTGCGCACCTTCTCCATGATCGGCCTGGCCTCGGGGGCCGCCGGGCTGATGGGTCAGCTCGGTCAGCAATTTGCGGCGGGCGCGCTTGTCGCCGGCTGTGTTGCGGTGCTCGCCATCGGCTACGCCAATCGCCCCGGCGTCGAGCAGACGCCCGATGCAACGACCCCAATGGCCGCACTGTCGACGGTCGGTCTCGGCTTCCTCGCCGGCTTTGGTGAGCCCGGCTTCGGCATTGCAGGCGCGGCGGTCGTCACGCTCCTGCTCGCGCTCAAGGCCGAGCTTCACGGCTTTGTCGACAAGCTCGATGAGGACGACGTTAAGGCTCTGGCCCGCTACGCGGTCATCGCCGGGGCCGTTCTGCCGTTCCTGCCCAATGGTGCCTATGGTCCACTCGGCGCCTGGAACCCGCAGAAGCTGTGGCTGGTGGTCGTGCTGGTCACCGGCTTTTCGTTCCTCGGATACGTCGCCAACCGCATCTTCGGCGAGCGGCACGGGACCATCGCCACCGCGCTGATCGGCGGCGCCTACAGCTCGACGGCCGTCACGCAGTCGCTCTCGCAGCGTCTCGGCAGCGACAAGCAGGGCGGCGCCGAAAACGCCGGCATCGCGCTGGCTACCGCGGTCATGTACCTGCGCGTCTTGCTGCTGATTGGCATCCTGGCGACGCGCGTGCTGGTCCCCTTTGCCATCATTCTTGCGCCGGCCATCCTCGTCGCTTGGGGTAGCGGTTTCTGGCTTTATCGCCGCGCGCCCAAGAGCGACGCGCCGACGGCGCCGGGCAACCCCATCGCGATCCTCCCCGCGTTCGGATTCGTCATTTTCGTTGCCTTTGCCGCCGTCGCCGCAAAGTGGGCCGCGGGACGGTTTGGCGAGCAGGGCATTGCCGTGCTGCTGCTGATCGTCGGGTCGACCGATGTCGACACTGCCATCATCACGCTGGGCGGACTTCACGCGGAAGCGATCTCGTCGCTGCTAGCCGCAATGGCCATCGCGGGGACGATCATCGCCAATATGACGGTGAAGATCGGCATCACGCTCGCCTATGCCGGGCGACGGGGATTGCCGTCGGTCATTGCCATGGGTGCCAGCGTCCTTGCGCTCGCCATCATGATTGGACTGGCCGCGCTGAGACTGTGA
- the fghA gene encoding S-formylglutathione hydrolase yields the protein MSLKIVSEARSHGGRQLVVRHASSATSTDMTFSIFLPPQAEEGRKLPVVWYLSGLTCTHANVTEKGEYRAACAEHRLIFVAPDTSPRGEGVPTAPEGQWDFGLGAGFYVDAMEQPWAANYRMWSYVTDELPELVAAEFPVDMDRQAITGHSMGGHGALTVALNFPERFRSVSAFAPIVAPSQVPWGQKALTGYLGSDRSTWRKHDAAALIEAGASVDEILVDVGDKDPFIEKELRPELLERACADAGIELNLRIQPGYDHSYYFISTFMADHLAWHAERLSRG from the coding sequence ATGAGCTTGAAAATCGTCAGCGAGGCGCGGTCGCATGGCGGGCGGCAACTTGTCGTCCGCCACGCTTCATCGGCGACATCGACCGACATGACCTTTTCCATCTTTCTTCCGCCGCAGGCGGAGGAAGGGCGGAAGCTGCCGGTCGTATGGTATCTCTCGGGCCTCACCTGCACGCACGCGAACGTCACGGAAAAGGGCGAGTATCGCGCGGCCTGCGCCGAGCATCGTCTGATCTTCGTCGCGCCCGACACCAGCCCGCGCGGCGAAGGCGTGCCGACCGCGCCGGAGGGACAATGGGATTTCGGGCTCGGCGCAGGCTTCTACGTCGATGCGATGGAGCAGCCTTGGGCGGCTAACTACCGCATGTGGAGCTACGTCACCGACGAGCTTCCCGAGCTGGTGGCTGCTGAGTTTCCCGTGGACATGGATCGGCAGGCGATCACGGGTCATTCGATGGGCGGCCATGGCGCACTGACTGTCGCGCTCAACTTCCCCGAGCGCTTCCGTAGCGTCTCGGCCTTTGCGCCGATCGTCGCGCCGAGCCAGGTGCCCTGGGGACAGAAAGCGCTCACCGGGTATCTCGGCAGCGACCGCTCCACCTGGCGGAAACATGACGCTGCCGCGTTGATCGAAGCCGGGGCGTCGGTCGACGAAATCCTCGTCGATGTCGGCGACAAGGACCCGTTCATCGAAAAGGAATTGCGGCCCGAGCTGCTTGAGCGTGCCTGTGCCGATGCGGGCATAGAACTGAATCTGCGGATCCAGCCGGGGTACGACCACTCTTATTATTTCATCTCGACGTTCATGGCGGACCATCTCGCCTGGCACGCGGAGAGACTGAGCAGGGGATAG
- a CDS encoding VOC family protein, whose protein sequence is MFSHVMVGSNDTDRSKKFYDALFEKQGGTDDKGRTAWRNKGSVFMISKPINGEPACHANGGTIGFNFDTPEEVDAWHRRGLEAGGTACEDPPGYRENAFGKLYLAYLRDPDGNKLCGLHRPQQ, encoded by the coding sequence ATGTTCAGTCACGTGATGGTCGGCTCGAACGACACCGATCGCTCGAAGAAATTCTACGATGCGCTGTTCGAGAAGCAGGGCGGGACAGACGACAAGGGCCGCACTGCCTGGCGGAACAAGGGCTCGGTCTTCATGATCTCCAAGCCGATCAACGGCGAGCCGGCGTGCCATGCCAACGGCGGCACCATCGGTTTTAATTTCGACACGCCCGAAGAAGTCGACGCCTGGCACAGGCGCGGTCTGGAGGCCGGCGGCACCGCCTGCGAGGACCCGCCCGGCTATCGCGAGAATGCATTCGGCAAGCTGTACCTTGCCTATCTGCGCGATCCCGACGGCAACAAGCTTTGCGGGCTGCATCGCCCCCAGCAATGA